The Bemisia tabaci unplaced genomic scaffold, PGI_BMITA_v3 genome includes the window CCATGCGTTCCTTATTCCGTTTTTCTTTTAAGCGTTTAGATGGATGGATGGAATTTTGTTGTTCATaccttatttttatattttatgcgATTATCGAAATAAAGTTATATCAGTGTAAACTTCGTCCTGAGATATATCTGCcgttttttaggggaaaaagtCACCACgttgaattattttctttttttttaagaaattttacaaCACACTTCTCTTCTATAGTATTCATGGATAACTATTGTTTAAACGTCTCTGATTTCCAGAAGAATTTGTGTTATACATTAAAAAGACAATTCTATTTGTTTGCCGGTAGTAGGAATGTGCCAGGACCttactgacaaaatttggaatttccaGGAATACGGCTTCTGCTGGATTTTGTCCCGAATCATACAAGTGATGAACATCCATGGTTTCAGTGGTCTATCAAAAAAGTCGATCCGTACACAAACTACTACGTTTGGAAGGACGCCAAAATGGTCAATGGTCAGAGAAAACCACCAACTAATTGGGTGATTATTCAAATAATTTACTGAATATTATAAATTCCTCATCACCCTGACCATTAGTTGAGGTTAGCGGTGTTAAATATTCACCAGTTTATGTTCGCCAGCTTATGAGGAAGTATGCAATGCTGGAGTTTGAATATTGCCCTACTAAGATGGACTCATAGAATGCGTATCGGCGATCTGAAGGTTAAATATTCTAACTTTAAACTTTTGATCGTCCATTATAAAAATCTATGCTAATCTGTGCTTTGCATCAGGTAAAACAATAACCTCATATTTTAAAGAGAACATTTTTAGAATCAATATCGTTTTAATATTATCATGAAAAactccattgaaaaaataaaaataaaaaaataatagcgAGTACAAGACTTTTTTGCTCTGTTCATACAGATAAGCGAGTTCGGAGGCTCCATGTGGAAATGGAACGACGAAAGACAACAATACTTCTTACACCAGTTCCACCAGAAACAACCAGACTTAAATTATGAATGTAAAGAACTTGTTCAAGAGATGATGGTAAGTGACCTAGCTTTCTATTTATAGTATCTTAATTGAAAGTCGTGGCAAAAATCCTAAAATAACCATTTTCAAACCACTTAAATGAATACTGCTCTTCATCCTCGCAGGATGTTGTCAGGTTTTGGCTGGACCGCGGTGTAGATGGGCTGCGTTTAGACGCCATCAACTTCATGTTTGAGGATCCGCTATGGAGAGATCAAGAGCTTCTAGCGCCTGATCTGGACCCCAACTTTTTCTTGAACTACAATCGATCAAGGACGATGGATCAACCAGCCACATACGAGATGGTCACGAGATTCAGAGAGATTTTCGACTCTTACAGTAAAAAAGACGGCCGAACCAGGTAAGGTCAAACGAATCGTGCcgttagaaaattttaaatatttctacAGAAACATTAATGACTATTGCAAGTATGGATATTATGTTTCAGGGGAcctcttggatttttttaaagtgaaattcatttaaaaaaatatgcaagaaaacatgtttaatttttaaaatgtttgtaaGCGTCAAAAAATCTCTAAAGAGCATTTTGACACCCTTTTCACTTAAATGTAATTTATTGTTAACTTTTGAAGCCCCTTAAACATTcataaaaacacatttttttaaggttgatttttagaaatttacaagttgtttaaaatttttcacacaaagtaaacaaatatttttagagGTACAGAGACTTTCACCCCTAGTTATAAGACTGTTGTTAAagcttccgaaaaaaaaaattgtgtgaatttCGATACCAAGATTCTTGCGCGAGACCACTAGTTTTGGATACCAACTATCGGAACAAATCCAAATGTTTTAATTGCAGAGTAATGATGACTGAGGCTTATACAACGCTGGATAAGACACTGGGTTTTTACCAGTACAACGGAAAGCCTGGCGCTCACATgccttttaatttctttttcatcacgCATGTCAATGGACGGTCGCCCGCAAAAGATTATCAGAGAGCTATCCAAGGCTGGATGCAGGGCATGCCAGCAGGACACTCGGCTAACTGGGTGGTAAGATAATCAATGAGTATCAAATCTTAGTTTCCAAATAGTTTTATAAATGTTTATTAGTACATTTTTATATCGGCGCTTAACCGCAATATGGGCATGAAAGGagtccaattttgatttttcttgctCTCTGATATGCGTAGACATTAACTTTTACGATGTATAATTTTTCTCACATGTAgaattttctctctctgaaGAAAGTTTAGTCACCCTCTATTTCATAGACATGTCACATCTTTTCTTCTATACCTCTTCTAGCGCTCAATGGAAgtgattaaaaataattgttccTGTGTGTAAAAAACACGTTTGATCATTAAGGCAAAATGCATCATGAAGGAGCATCACCTAGAAGGTCGAATTTTTAAGATCTAATGTACAGTTTCAATATCAGATACAATGAGCACTTAAATGTCTTCATGTTATCGGAAAGTGGTAATGCAATTTGAAAGCAGATTTATTTCCGCAACCATAAATCAAGTATTACAAATCACGTTTTAAGATTTAAAGGGCAGAGACAATATAACTAAGTTGCGTGGGATTTAAGGAACCTTCAGTATGAATATTTTAATCCATGCTCTTCACAGATGAGATAAACAAGCCCCACGACACAAACCTCTTGAAGTTGTGATTGCCAATGTTTGATGATTTCCTGTATTGGTTAAAGTCACAGAAGGCGAATCCACTCGAgaatttttgcccaaaaaataagaagtgGTGGTTTTATAATGATGTTATATTCTAATCCTCCATTGGGCTAGGCTTTGATCTCCGCTATTCTAGGTTGAACGTGTGGCCAGGAACTTGGTAGTTGAATGAGGATTCGACCTTAAAGAATTCCTTCATCATttcaacctcccccccccccccccccaacaaatCTTattgaggcagcttgcctcacctgaaatcgaggtttctaatgaatttaaatgaagcaaaaaattttgttgccAACTTAAAAAATCGCCACTGAGCTGATAGAGGctcgaaaaatagaaaaaaccaCGTAAATCGAATTACAAACCCATGAGCATCGCAAAAGCCGATAATTCTATCAAAGGTTGAATAGACCCTGTGTTTTCTCTCAGAAAGAACTTAATTTAGGTCGTAAGTATCCTAAGGACGCTCTAAAAGTAACCTAGTCATATGATtttattcctctctttttctcttcctcccccctctctctctggATTCTAACTAGATCCATTAGATAATCGTAAATAATAGATAATGGAATGATACAATTATTCAAGCTTTCGTGTGTTGCGCAGTAGcattctcaattgaaggcgttttttcccTTTAGTCAGACTTTCCCTCTGACCTCACTCTTCAATcctttctccctctctctctctcccccctctctctctctctcccctcctATCTCCCTATCTCCCCCCTCTTCCTTCTCCATCTCCCTCCCATCCTCCCTTTCCCCTCTCACCCTCTccttctttccctttttctttttcttattttttttgcttGTTGATTCATCTAAAATTCTTGTGATCAGATAGGGAACCACGACAACCATCGGATAGCGGCAAGATACGGTACGGATCTCGTAGACGGCATGAACATGATAGCGCTCTTACTCCCCGGGACCGGGAACACGTACTACGGGGATGAAATCGGAATGGACGACGCAGCTATCAGATTCGACGAGGGTGTCGACCCACAGGCCTGCCAGTTCGACAAGGATTGGTTCAATCGCGTCACCAGGGACCCCGAGAGAACACCCTTCCAGTGGGACACCTCCTTGAACGCAGGTTAGACGTTAGAAAACCTCGGTCATGAGCAGTGACGAATGCCTGCGATAGGATTACGCATATGctccctttttccctttttggagatgcatacactggaaaaaaaaaattcattgggGTACTCAACTCAAAGGTACTCAACTCAAgggtacttttccttgtcgatgtttttaagagtccggactctagatccaatgtgtttttttcccagtgtaggattgcgcgaatttttctggtacCAAAAACTCACATATTTGCGCGAATAatcaatattcaacgaggaGGCATTAATACGGCGACCTTGATAATTTGTGGTAGATAACTACATCGCggaagactgttcattccctcctcacttacgggcatgtctctcttcgatggatacctagccctcgcagcacgaatggcCCAAAGAGGTAttgtaaacatttaaaaagtgaactggGGGCCTGCTGAAGCCAcgcggccgccaaccactgaCTAAAACTAcagaaaaacactgaaaaatgttcaagttttttaagagatggATGAATGCAAAACCGGCGGGtgcacccgaaagaaagcgtatatttatctctgattgcaacgttagtCACCGCattcatgctttatttttaataaatgtttttaaagggCTGCACTccgtttttctgtaaattttccgcaaatttacCTAAATGACCTCAAATAATACTATCGAAAATTCCGaggcaatatttttgtttgttttacttTCTTATAATgtaaccccccaaaaattaaatatcatcagAGTTCGTGAATCGTTACAATGTGGATATATATTTTTCCcataattatggtaaaaactggagcataAAGTCAAAAAtgcagtcctacagcattcccacagtcttgtagacgctaatatgcgtttcatgccaatTGACCGTCTGCACTCTCTGCACTGCGTtgggtgcaatgcgagaagtattcatgcagtcttgtaggcgcttatatgggcttgacgccaaccgcactgtttggcgcaatgcgcgaagtatttctaaagtcttgcaggtgctaatatacgtttaacgccggccgtaTTGTGTTCGACGCGATtgttcgaactcgcgttagaataatcgcggcatcgatcAATAGATCtcaaaaggcccatgttgtgttgcGACTCCGTTATGAGCATCCCAAAGTTGcttcgtttctcccgattaaatattttttccgagaaaagttaggacaGTTCTTCCGCAGTTAGGAcgctaattttttacttttgagttgaatattgaaatttctgatGTTTCCACTTTGTTGtacagaaaatatttatgagaaaacatgtttcgtcatgtttaatttttgtttaccTCCTCCACTGGTAAATTTTCAGCCCAGAGAAATAATGCAACTTGGGTCAAATTTGCCCATTTTGGTCATCCATAAGCTGTTCAACCGATTGGTAAGCTCCACTTTGAGCtcagttttataattttttaggtttttcgaCGAGCATGAAAACTTGGCTACCGGTGAATTCCAACTTCTGGCGTTTAAATCTGAAGGAACAGATGCAAAGTAACGAAAAAAGTCATTACAAGGTATATAAGAGACTTATGGATGTTCGAAAGACAGACACGATGCTGTACGGGGATGTGGAGACCTACGTGCTTGCCAAATGGGTCTTCGCCTTTACTAGGTGAGCGGTAGACAATCAAACATTTTTCGTGAGATCGGTGCCAATCGAATAATGCATCTGTGTAATGATGGCAGCACCAGCAAAATTTACCCGGAAAGAAACCTATTAGGTTCCGGGTGCATATTTCAATGGAATTTCAACGCGTTTTGAGGCACTGCTCCACCACGTtcttcgttgtttttttaaataattattttgaggGAACAACTCTTGTCTTTGCTCTCCTcgaatataaatttttcataaaatagccgttcaattttcatggaaataaatCGGGCCCACCAAAGTTCTGGACGGAAACTTTTGCCATGGCTATGGTTCAGTTGAAGCTGATTTCCTTACATTTGGAGGGAACTTTGAACTCGCATGGTCTCCGTGCTGCGGAGAAGGAGtctcaattggacgtagttctatcaaacggaactatgtgcattgagatatgagccctgagacccataagaataagtgcattacagggctcacgtcataatgcacatagttctgtttgatagaaatacgtccaattttacttTTGTGCTTGCATAGACGAGGTACAACATACCCATTAACTCCAGATCTTCGTCACGTTGAGAAAAGAAATGATTCCATTGAAAGCCGACTTTTGATACGGTCCCACATTAAAGAAAGCCTGACATATGagtcaaatattttcacggTTGAATATGATAGTCCACTgtttacaaatttcaatttttgatttcttcttttttattttgtaggcGTTTGACTGGAAGTGACACCTATGTGGTGGTCGTTAATCTTGGGAGTGACACTACATCAGTCGATCTCTCCGCTTTCATGAGTGATCTACCGGAGACTTTAACAGTCCACACGGGCAGTGTCAATACCCAGTATGATCCGAAGTAAGGGTGCCTTTGTTATCATTGAACGATTTTTTCTTGCAGATATCTGTGCTAATCATGTGCCACgtagacttttgaaaatttataaaaaatggtGATAGGATTATTCCGAGGAATATGCTGTATGTATATGCTCTTAAAATGAGATAATGggccactggacaaggtacgaatttcagcattctggtacatgtttcttcaccaaaatttcacgtaaaacacgatgtgcacaaaaaaaaattaccaaaatcaactccttccgaagatattcaatgattcatagtgcgtgaattgaaaccactcgctcatgaaaactcaatgctctacttgattcacatcgcgcgctaaacgttatcatgaacgtctctacgatttaaaaatctggcaatctcaatcttgacgctttggctcagctatagcaaataacttacagtttgaacaacacatggtgggaaatgaacattgcttgattgagaagcttgctgaaaccgttgtagtgggcgatttgactcacgtagagctttgcgtttcttgtgagcgggcagttcaaattcctcgtaaccaatgtgaaataaaaatgttaatatctccgttgggagttagtttcagtaattttcgttgcgcgaatcatgttctacgtgaaattctggttaagaaacatgtatcagaatgtttaaatttgtaccttgtctagtggtccattctggtTTATCGGACGGAAATCTCTGCGATGCGATTTTCTACGGTGTTCTTAAAAGTTTCCTTCAAAGGACCACTTTCAATTCTAGGGTCAAAAAGGCCCCTGAAGGCCCTTAAGGCTGACATCTTGTTACTTTTTATGCGGGAAAATAGTGTtaacattaattatttttacaatcTATAGGCGCGTGCTTGCTTGGTCCTTCCATGAACATCAATGTACCTAAGTGTCAATCTGCTAAAACaaatttattcttcttttttttacagtgacAAAGTGCCAACTGGTGTATTTTACATGCGACCAAAAGCCTCCATCCTTTTAACCACTGCCCAAGAAGTGCCGCCTGCTGCATATTCGGATTCCAAAACTAGTGGAGTCGCAACAATGACATCCACTTCAATCGGAATAATTGTGTTCCTTTTCACTCATAGGTTACTCCTATAGGCTAATATCCATTCcttttatatgtatttttattgtgatttataataattaaaattaaaaagatgaAACAAAAGAAGAAGGAACTACCCGACGGAAATtaccaatggcgaggcgtgaatggtcgtgatcctgttaatcgatacttttccattggtttaaatggcagattaatcgacctatcgcaaatcacgccacgacGCCACTGGAAATTACACTATGGCTGTTGAATGATTATAAGGGCGCTGAACAATTTGAATTAATTCACACGATTTCCCAGATGGCTGTTATCAAACGAAGTACCTGACAATTATCCCGTTTTAGGGTTAGactttgattttgttattttttacttcagctGTTGGCGTAATGATGACGTGAAGGTCAGTAATGCTTGAGAGGATGTCAGTCGCGACCATTTCGTAGTCAGTTAAATTGAATTAAGTacacatttttattcattttttgggtAGTCAGGATATAAATACATTGTGGGTAATGAGAGTGTTGATAGAAAAGTGACCAGAAAATTCCATCCTTCAAAACTgcattaaaactgaaaacaacaTGACTAAAAAGGGCTGTAATGTTGTCGAATGTTTCCTTTTACATGTGATTGAAGAGAGGTTCCGGAAGGTTAAATCTACGAGCATATTTTTAAATAtcgatcagcaaaaaataatcagcATGCTTTACAGACCTATGTCTAGTTGAACATGAAAGATTCGCACACAAAAATGTATAGGTTTCTTATCTCTAACTTTTTAGAAACTTGGAAGGTCTAATCGTGTGATTCTTTGCACCTTTTTGTGGTCTGTAAACTATCGAAGTAGTGACTGTCTTCTGCACAGTGCAATTGTATACAATaaaatcagtaatattttattatttttttttttttaaagaaaactccTAACGTATACACAACGTTTTGTCTTTTTTTAGTTATAATCTGATTCATCATCTCCAACTTTATATGTTTTCTTAGGCGCTATTTCCAGGATAATTGCGAAAGGAGAGGGAGGATTTACATATGAAATAAAACAACGCTGCAAGTTTTGAAGCGTGTGCGAATACACAATGCATTCTCATTTTGCATGGGTTTCTCCCTTCTTCCTTGATAAAATCTAGATGAAATTCGTATGCTAAACGGAATCAATTTCCACAATAATACCATTTTCTAGATGTAAGATTACCATCATAGAGGAAACCGAACAATTAGGAATGTTTTGGAGAATGTAGGGTGCAATCCAGCATAACAGCACCAACGgtgttacaattttaaaaataaaccaaaactAGAGAATCTTAAGATGATTTTGACTTTGCAGagatttataaattaaaattaaataattccaAAACAATTTATACAATAGTAACATATTCTACACATTTTCAATCTAGAACGCAATTTGCGTGGATAAGCATCATGCAATCCATTGCAGTCTAATTCTATTCCACATCGCAAAATATGATTCCATTCGTGAGTTGCACATTTGCTTATGCGCTTAATCTCAAGTATCGGATATATTTTGCAGCTTGTCATAAAATGGTTGACAATATTATGATGTCAATAAtatattttcactgaaaaacttaaaatcctCCCATTGATTCGCTCCATTCGCAATTAATACatattcttgaaagttgacacTGCTCTTCCTCCTCGATTTAACTTCATTATAAATGTCGAGAGCAGCTTCGATAGAAATCGATAACAACAATTTTTATCGATATTACCGATTTCTATGTACATTTAAATGGACGGAGCCCAGTGTGGCCAGCTTTCAAGAATTGTTACGAGTACACGTCCATTCGGCGCGAGTCAAGGAATCAGGCTGCAGGGCATTCCGCACACCAGCGATATATTCTTTGAGTTTGATCCAAGAGTAAATTATGATTGATGTCAATATCACGAGGAGGGCTTAGGCGATGCTTTGATTTCCGAGAGCCTGAGATCAATTGGAAGTGGACGTTGCATAGGTTGAACTGGCTCTACCGATTGCATGTGGTGTTCCGCTTGGATGGGCTCTTCTTGCGTGTCAAAGACCTTCCCCCTTGCAAATGGGTACTGGTCATTCGTTGTGAAGTAATACGTCCCCCGGGTACTGGAAAATCAtgacaatttgacaaagagTGTCTAGAGGCGAATTTATACTATGGATTTGCTGCTGTATAAACGCCTAGGcacacctgcgagttacaagctCTTGATGagagtgaaacaccaataggcaaggagaatttcgatagctcgacgtcgagcgatcgaaatcctGTATTCCTAtcggtgtttcactttcaacaggCGCTTGTaattcgcaggtgtatctgcccCTTCAGTGAATCAAGTGAAGCACAGTGTATATGGGGTCGTGTCCTGAGGCTAAACGACTATTTTGAACGGGCTTGTTTGGTGGGTGAAATTTAGACCTTTTATTTCaaataagtttttttcccccaaaagtgCTCTGAGTTGAAGCTACGTCCCTCCCCAGATTTTTGGGATAGtaaatttccttcgaattgTTTTTGGTGCCGATGGactgaaattcaaaaaaatctctcgtttaaagaaaatgtcaggggattcCAGGGAAAAGAACTAGGTTTTCACCCTGAAAGATCCGAAAACCCCTGAAATCCCTGCTCTTTAACTCTAGATTTCGAATTTTTGAGGTAATGAATGGATTTAGCGATAAGCAATAGGAGGGAGAGGGTATGCCCATATTTCATGTGTATCCAGAACCGCcaccaaaattcaggaaaattaacATAATGATTTTCTCCCAAAGTTTAGTGTGTATCTCCGGCGGTGGTGGGCAATttaagaaacaactttaaaaaattaaaaatattgcgaactttaaaacttttctcACATTGACTGAGATCCCTACCCATGGAAGGAAGGGTCATTCTATTCATGTGACAgtgcgattttgcaagttggcaacattgtttttcctttatttaaatccattaaaaatatcaattttaggtgaggcagGGATCGATTGTttgacatacatttaaatggaggaaaaacagagctgccaactttcaagaatcgctacTGTAATGTGAGTACTCCATTGCATACGTGATATCAGTGTTGTGCTTACCTATGGTTCACATGCGCTCCCAGAAGGACTAGCTCGTCTCCTGGGCCAGGTTTACAGAATCCTGTGAGGTGGGTCAAAATACTGAGGCACGAGTAGGCGTAAAACCCTACTTTCGTGTAAATGGATTCAGCGTAGTAGTATACTGCCCGCACGTGATTACAGGAAGAGTCTGGAAGGGGCAAGTAAAAGGAACTTTTGAAGCTTGCTCATGTCTGTGCAATGAGTAGATCTGGTCCTATAAAGTCATATATAAACTGAGGGTTCACTTCAGCCCCAACCCCCTCCTTAGGCGTTTCATATCTCAGAAGTTATGGGTTACGCGTTAACcgtatgattttatattatggAGCGATAGGAATTTTCCAAGTTAATTTAATTGATCTGGTACAGTAAACCGTTTCGCTGTGTCTCAGCTATACCGCacaatatttagaaaaataattccaGAGACCAAAGGAATGAAATAAATCTTGAGTCACATTAAGTCGAATCCGTGAGCATTTACTGAAAATTAATGTCGAAAATTAGAGAAACAGGTGTTCCTCATTGACATGAATGAGTTCATAACAGATAGAGATTGTTTCTCTCATTTAAACTTTCTCTAATCTTTTGTCGCTCATTAGTATTTTCATAGTCATTAAA containing:
- the LOC109043316 gene encoding maltase A3 codes for the protein MLLEIMCKFTAALMIIGLVTEFHAESAVLEQKPLDWWQRGVFYQIYPRSFKDSNGDGVGDLRGIAEKVWYLKDLGVSAIWFNPIFDSPGLDLGYDISNYTRIDPLFGTLEDLEYLRDALHKAGIRLLLDFVPNHTSDEHPWFQWSIKKVDPYTNYYVWKDAKMVNGQRKPPTNWISEFGGSMWKWNDERQQYFLHQFHQKQPDLNYECKELVQEMMDVVRFWLDRGVDGLRLDAINFMFEDPLWRDQELLAPDLDPNFFLNYNRSRTMDQPATYEMVTRFREIFDSYSKKDGRTRVMMTEAYTTLDKTLGFYQYNGKPGAHMPFNFFFITHVNGRSPAKDYQRAIQGWMQGMPAGHSANWVIGNHDNHRIAARYGTDLVDGMNMIALLLPGTGNTYYGDEIGMDDAAIRFDEGVDPQACQFDKDWFNRVTRDPERTPFQWDTSLNAGFSTSMKTWLPVNSNFWRLNLKEQMQSNEKSHYKVYKRLMDVRKTDTMLYGDVETYVLAKWVFAFTRRLTGSDTYVVVVNLGSDTTSVDLSAFMSDLPETLTVHTGSVNTQYDPNDKVPTGVFYMRPKASILLTTAQEVPPAAYSDSKTSGVATMTSTSIGIIVFLFTHRLLL